The Corynebacterium atypicum genome contains the following window.
GCCAGATCTCCGAGCACCTCCCAGAAGGCCCCAACGGGCGCGTTCACTACGGCGCGACCACCCAGGACATCATGGACACCGGCCTTGCCATGCAGATGACGAGCTCGCTGCGCGCCGTCGATAAGCAACTCGTTCGCCTCGGCGATGCGCTCGCAGCCCGAGCCGAGGAACACAAAGACTCCGTGATGCCCGGGCGCACCCACGCACAGCAGGCCATCCCCACCACCTTCGGCGCCACCCTGGCTACGCTCCTCGAGCAGATTCGCCGCCAGCGCGAGCGGCTTAGTGAGGCGATCCGCCGGATCAACGTCGTCAGCCTTTTCGGTGCCGGTGGCAACAACGCTGCTCAAGGCCCGACGGCCCCTCAAGTGCGTGCCCGCATGGCCGAGCTGCTCGGAATGACAGACCCCGGTGGTCTCTTGGCACGTCGAACGCGACGTCCTCGCCGAATACGGGTGGCTGTGCGCCACCATCTGCGGCACCGTGGCCAAGTTCGGCCGCAACGTCGTTGACCTGTCGCGCAGCGAGGTGGCGGAAGTTCACGAGCCCTTCAACTCACACCGCGGCGCGTCCTCGACGATGCCACAGAAGGTCAACCCGATCTCCTCCGAGCTGATGATCGGCTTCTCTGTAGTGGCAGGCGCCCTGGCGAGCAGCTTGCCGCGGATCCAAGAATCGGGCCACGAACGCGCTGCAGGCGAGTGGCAGGGCGAATGGCTCATTATCCCGACGATAGGCAACCTTGTCGGAGGTGCGCTCGATGAGGCGATCGTGGTGGCCGAAGGCATGCGGGTCAATCCCGAGCGCATGCGCGACAACCTCAACTTCGACGGCGGCATGATCATGGCCGAGGCCCAAATGATTCAGCTGGCGCCCGCCATGGGCCGCGAAAAAGCCCACGATCTGGTCTACGAGGCCTGCGAGCGGGCCCGGGAAAAGAACACTACCCTGCACGCGGAGCTGCCGGTGATCGCACACGAACACGGCGTGAGCGAGCTCATGCCGGAGCAGTTTGTCGATCCCGCAGACTACGTCGGTGAGGCGCACCAGATGGTTGAAACCGCCGTCGCCCGCTGGCACGAGATGGGCGCATAACCCATGGCGCAGACGACCCAAGGACCGCCGGTAGCGGCCGACACGCGCCCAGGCCAGCCCGCCGCAGCGAGCGGCACAGCTGAAGCCGCTGGCAGCCAAGTACATGCACCGAGCGCTCAGTACTGGAAAAGGATTTCAGCTGGAAGCTCGGTATCCCCGCGCTGCTCTTCGTGAGCATCTGGTTCAGCCCGCATCCGGCAGAGCTCACCGACCAGTCATGGCGAATGTTCGGACTGTTCGTTGCAACCATCCTCGCGATCATCCTGCGGCCGTTGCCGATGGGTGCCGTGACGATCATCGGGATGATCGTCGGCGTGCTGACTGGGCTGGTTCCACTGACCGCCCCGAAGTCGGATCCGGGTGCACCGTACGCGCTCATGGGGTTTGGCAACTCGACGATCTGGCTGATCGTCATGGCGTTTCTCATCTCCCGGGGATTCATCAAGACGGGCTTGGGCCGGCGGATCGCGCTCTTTTTCGTTTCCAAGCTAGGCGGGCGCATGTTGGGTGTTTCCTACGGGCTGGCCGCGGCCGACTTCGTCCTCTCTCCGGCGATTCCCTCGGCTACCGCCCGCGGCGGCGGCATCATGGCTCCGATCATGAAGTCGATCGCGCTCACCTACGATTCCCAGCCGGGGCCTACCCGGCGCCGGGCCGGGGCCTTTCTGGCAATCAACGTCGGGCAGGTCAACGCGATCACCTGCGCGATGTTCCTTACCGCCATGGCAGGAAACCCGCTCATCGCCTCGCTCGCCGGACAGCTCGACGTGGAGTTGACCTGGACCAATTGGGCGGCGGGTGCCATCGTCCCGGGCATCTGCGCGCTGATCGTGGTGTCGTGGGTGGTGTACAAGATCTACCCGCCGGAGCTGAAGGAAACGCCGGAAGCCAAGAACATGGCGGCGCACGAGCTCGCCAAGCTTGGTCGGCTCACCTACGGCGAGAAGGTGCTGGCCGGTACCTTCGTGCTGTTGCTGCTCCTGTGGACGATGGGAGACTTGTGGCTCGGGATTTCGGCTACAACCACCGCATTCGTCGGCGTGATCGTGCTGCTATTGACCAACGTGTTGACCTGGGAGGACATCACCAAGGAGAAGGCGGCGTGGGATACGATGACGTGGTTCGCGGTGCTGTACATGATGGCCACGGCGTTGAGTGCCTACGGCTTTATCGAGTGGATCTCAAAGACCATAGCCGGCGGCTTGAGCGGGTTCAGTTGGGGAGTCGCCCTCGTCTTGCTCGTGCTCATCTACTTCTTTAGCCACTACCTCTTCGCCTCGGCCACGGCGCACATCTCCGCGATGTACGTGGCGTTCTTGGGGGCCGCAATCGCACTTGGCGCGCCGCCGCTGATGAGCGCGCTCGTGCTTGCGTACACCTCAAACCTGTTTACTTCGCTGACCCAGTACGCCGGAGGGGCGTCTCCCACGCTCTTCGGGCAGAACTACATCACAGTAGGGGAGTGGTGGCGCACCTCCGCGATCGCGGGCCTGGTTTCTATCACCATCTGGCTGGTCATCGGCGGGGCGTGGATGAATCTGATCGGGTTCTGGTGACCGCGGGCCTTCCTTGGAGAGGCTATCGTAAAAGGCGATGACCAAGCGATCCACCAAACCCGGCCTGAAGCAGGTCGCAGCCCTGGCAGGGGTAGGTTACGCCACCGCCTCCAGGGCTCTTTCGGGGCGCGGGTACGTCGCAGCGGCCACGAAAGAAAAGGTGCACGCGGCGGCCAAGGAGCTCGGCTATACGCCGAACCTGCTGGCGAAGGCGTTGCGGGAAGACCGCACGAACCTCGTGGGCGTCATCCTGCCCAACTTGGTCAACGAGTTCTACTCAGATGCCACCGAGGTCATCCAGGATGGCCTCGCCCGGGCCGGCTTCCGGATGTTGGTCATCGCCGCAGACGACGCCCAGTCCCAGGAACAGGCCGTCGCGGAGCTTGTCGAGCACAAGGTTGCCGGAATCATCCAGGTGCCCGTTCACGGCGCCAAGGCAAGCGCGGCGGGGAACGTTCCCGTGGTGCAGCTCAATCGCGACGAGATCGCCGGCGCGCCCGCGGTGCTCTGCGATGATGCCCGGGGATTCGAGGAGCTGGCGGGCATTGTGGCGCGGCGCTTCCAGGAGCCCGACGTCGTGGCGGTGATGGGTGATAAGGACTTATCCACCACGCGGGCCAGGCTAGCCGGAATCGAGACCAAGTTTCCCCAGGTGCGCCGCGTGCACGGCGAGTACACGGCAGCGTCCGGCAGAAAGCTATGCGCCCAGCTTCTCGACGCCGAGGATCCCCCGCGTGCGCTCATCGTCTCCTCGCCCCGGCTCATGGCGGGCGTGCTCGCCGAGATCCGAGCGCGCGGGCTTTCTGTGCCCGGCGACTTGAGCGTGGTAGGTTACGACGACCCAGAGTGGTACGGGTTTTTCGCCTCTGGGATCACTACTTTTTCTCCGGATCACCAGGAGATGGGGCGAAAGGTGGTGCGCATGCTGCTGGATCGGGTGCGCGGCGAGGAGTCCGCGGCGCTACATGGCTCCTCTGTCGGCGACACCGCCCGCAGCTCTGGCCCGGGGCAGGGGGTTGGCGATCGGCGGGTGGAGCTGGTGCCCGGGCACGTGATCCGGCGGGCCTCGCACGAATCCTAGTTTTTTGCGCTGCGACCAGGAGGTTTTGACGATGAACCCGGGTGCCTGTAAACTCTGAACACGTTGCACGGGCCTATAGCTCAGTCGGTTAGAGCGCATCGCTGATAACGATGAGGTCGCAAGTTCGATTCTTGCTAGGCCCACTCTGTAATCTTGGGGGTTTGGGGCATTAGCTCAATTGGTAGAGCACCTGCTTTGCAAGCAGGAGGTCAGGAGTTCGATTCTCCTATGCTCCACGGTTAAAACTGCAGCTTAAGGCCCGGTTTTCTCAGTAGAGAAGACCGGGCCTTAAGCATGCTCAAATGTGCGGTCGACTTCCGTGACACTTCGCGACTGATCATCAAATGTGCTGCGCTCCTGAAAAAGGATAAGGAGTTGAAGCCAGAGAGATAGCACAAGATAGCGCAAAGCAGGGGCCGGGCCGCATCCAGAGCGGCTGGCCCCTGCTGTTGTTTACCGCCTAGATCTCGGCCCTAGGCGCGAGCCTTCACCAGGTACCGGTAGACCGTCGGCTCAGAAACCCCGAGCCGTTCAGCTGCCGCTGCGATGCCCCCTTTGAGGAGGAAGAACCCGGCCTCGTCAAGCGCTTTCACCACAGAGATGCGCTCCGTGGCCTGCATCCGCTCGGTGGGGATGTCCTGGGTGGCCACCGCGGCGTCGAGCATCGATGCGAGCATCGTCTCGAGGTTAGAGCGGAGGTCCTCCATGACCACGCCGCCATCGCTTTCCACCTTCGCCTGCGGTGGAGCTACCTCGGCGGCAGACTGCTCGTAAGCCTGGGCAAGTTCTGTCACGTTGACGGTACCGCCGGAGCTCGGCGCGGGCTTGGTGCTTACTGACATCGTGTCGAGCATGCTTCCGATCGCGTTGCGGGCGCACATAAGCTCCGTCACGTCGACGTTGATGCACAACATGCCGCGCAGCTCTCCCGCCGCGTCGCGAATGAAATAGGACGACGAGCGGCACACCCGCCCCTCAGAATTCACGG
Protein-coding sequences here:
- a CDS encoding helix-turn-helix transcriptional regulator — protein: MLQTLIAATPQVKDAEVDILEQYIPLVEFLGEAMGSSCEVVLHDLAVPDESIVAIANGHISGRKLGGPVTNFALWFMKQGLQDGATSMSGYRAVNSEGRVCRSSSYFIRDAAGELRGMLCINVDVTELMCARNAIGSMLDTMSVSTKPAPSSGGTVNVTELAQAYEQSAAEVAPPQAKVESDGGVVMEDLRSNLETMLASMLDAAVATQDIPTERMQATERISVVKALDEAGFFLLKGGIAAAAERLGVSEPTVYRYLVKARA
- a CDS encoding DASS family sodium-coupled anion symporter, with translation MSIWFSPHPAELTDQSWRMFGLFVATILAIILRPLPMGAVTIIGMIVGVLTGLVPLTAPKSDPGAPYALMGFGNSTIWLIVMAFLISRGFIKTGLGRRIALFFVSKLGGRMLGVSYGLAAADFVLSPAIPSATARGGGIMAPIMKSIALTYDSQPGPTRRRAGAFLAINVGQVNAITCAMFLTAMAGNPLIASLAGQLDVELTWTNWAAGAIVPGICALIVVSWVVYKIYPPELKETPEAKNMAAHELAKLGRLTYGEKVLAGTFVLLLLLWTMGDLWLGISATTTAFVGVIVLLLTNVLTWEDITKEKAAWDTMTWFAVLYMMATALSAYGFIEWISKTIAGGLSGFSWGVALVLLVLIYFFSHYLFASATAHISAMYVAFLGAAIALGAPPLMSALVLAYTSNLFTSLTQYAGGASPTLFGQNYITVGEWWRTSAIAGLVSITIWLVIGGAWMNLIGFW
- a CDS encoding lyase family protein; the encoded protein is MTQHDHADNPALIARAPFSQLWQYAGNDDQLNIFSQDAAIQGWLDAEKALATAQGEAGAITAEDAKAINQAAVIENIDRDRLWADAKNVGYPILGLVRQISEHLPEGPNGRVHYGATTQDIMDTGLAMQMTSSLRAVDKQLVRLGDALAARAEEHKDSVMPGRTHAQQAIPTTFGATLATLLEQIRRQRERLSEAIRRINVVSLFGAGGNNAAQGPTAPQVRARMAELLGMTDPGGLLARRTRRPRRIRVAVRHHLRHRGQVRPQRR
- a CDS encoding lyase family protein, giving the protein MAKFGRNVVDLSRSEVAEVHEPFNSHRGASSTMPQKVNPISSELMIGFSVVAGALASSLPRIQESGHERAAGEWQGEWLIIPTIGNLVGGALDEAIVVAEGMRVNPERMRDNLNFDGGMIMAEAQMIQLAPAMGREKAHDLVYEACERAREKNTTLHAELPVIAHEHGVSELMPEQFVDPADYVGEAHQMVETAVARWHEMGA
- a CDS encoding LacI family DNA-binding transcriptional regulator; translated protein: MTKRSTKPGLKQVAALAGVGYATASRALSGRGYVAAATKEKVHAAAKELGYTPNLLAKALREDRTNLVGVILPNLVNEFYSDATEVIQDGLARAGFRMLVIAADDAQSQEQAVAELVEHKVAGIIQVPVHGAKASAAGNVPVVQLNRDEIAGAPAVLCDDARGFEELAGIVARRFQEPDVVAVMGDKDLSTTRARLAGIETKFPQVRRVHGEYTAASGRKLCAQLLDAEDPPRALIVSSPRLMAGVLAEIRARGLSVPGDLSVVGYDDPEWYGFFASGITTFSPDHQEMGRKVVRMLLDRVRGEESAALHGSSVGDTARSSGPGQGVGDRRVELVPGHVIRRASHES